ATCCCGGCCGACGCCCCCCAGTACTGGAACTTCTCCTTGTACCCGTACTTCCCGAAGCGCGGATATTCCTTCGCCGTTCCGATGTTGTATCGGAGCGACTGGAAGAAGTCGTCGATGTCCTGCCTGCCGATCAGGAGCTGGCGCAGCTCCGGCTTCCCTTCCCGGGAGAAGAGCATGTAGAAGACGTGGTACACGAGGTTCGCCATCATCAGGACGGCGGCGACCCGGTGCACGATCCCCCGGTTGTGGACGCCTCCTTCCAGCCGGATGATCCACTGGGCCAGCGAGTTCTCGTGGTACATCAGGGCGAATCCCGTGACCGCGAGCACCGTGAGCAGCACCGTCAGGAGGAGGTGCTGCACGCGGAAGAGAAGCGACATGCGGATCACTTGCCCCGCCTCGAGATCGGCACGGCTCATGATTGCCCCTCCTTTCCGCCCGACCCGTTGTTCTTCTTCCGGTTCCAGCGGCCGTACAGCTCAAGGCCGACGTGCAGCGCGAACAGGATCACCAGGGAGGTGATGAAGATCGTGTAGAAGAGCCGGACGGCGAACACGCCCATCGCCTTCTTCGGGGAAACGTCCACGTGGACGTCGCCCTTCGCGAAGTTCGGCCCCGCGTTGGGATGGCACTTCCCGCACGTCTTCGGGATGTTCGCCTTGTTCACGGAAGATGCCGGGTCGGAGGAAGGCAGGATGTCGTGCACCCCGTGGCAGGAGGAGCAGTTGGCGGCCTTCGTCATCCCGTACTCGACGGCGATCCCGTGGAACGAATCCATGTAGGAGGAGAACCGCTTCTTCTGAATGGCGTACCGCGTGGAGATCCCGCCCTTCTCGTGGCAGCCCGAGCACGTCTTCGGGATGTTCCGGGGACTGACCGACGAGGTCGGATCCGCGACCTTCGCGATCGTGTGCTCCCCGTGGCAATCCGTGCACACCGGCGATTCGGCGATCCCGGCGCGCATCCCTTTCCCGTGGACGCTCTTCTCGTACTGCTCGAGGATCCCGGGGTGGCACTTGCCGCACATCGTGGGGATGCTCTGCCGGTGGGTGGCCGAACGGGGCTGGTCTCCCGGCAGGATGGCGTGGTTGCCGTGGCAGTCGATGCAGACCGCGCTGCCGGTCAGGCCCGATTTCTTCGAGGCCATCCCGTGGACGCTCTGCTCGTACGCCGCCATCACCTTCTGGTCCGGCAGGTTGTACTTCTGCTCGATGGCCCGGTCCTTGTGGCACCGCAGGCAGGTGGCCACGATGTTCAGCCGGAAGGTTCGGGCGGCGGGATCCGTCGGTTTCCGGATGTCGTGCTTCCCGTGGCACCCGTCGCACCCCGGAACGTCCGTGACGCCTTTCGCCCGCAGCTTCCCGTGGGAGCTCCCGGCGTACGACTTCCCGGCGTCCCCGTGGCACTTCTCGCAGGAGACCTTCTTCAGCTTGTCGTGCGGGGCTTTCGCGTCGGCGTGGCAGGAAACGCAGGAGGATTTCCCGTGGACCGACTGCCGGTACGCCTGCAGGTCGACGAAGAGCGACAGCGCCTGCCCGTTGGGGAGGGTCTTCTCGATCGTGCTGTCGCCGTGGCAATCCATGCATTCGCCCACGCCGGGCGCGGCGGCTCCGGCGGGGACGGCAAGGTACAGCGCCGCGGCGGCGAGGGCCGCGGTCAGGAAAGGACGTCTCATCCTTTTGACTCCTCCTCCGATGCGATACGGGTAACGTCGGGCGGCGGGGTCTCTCCCCGGCTCCTGTACG
The sequence above is drawn from the bacterium genome and encodes:
- a CDS encoding cytochrome b/b6 domain-containing protein, translating into MSRADLEAGQVIRMSLLFRVQHLLLTVLLTVLAVTGFALMYHENSLAQWIIRLEGGVHNRGIVHRVAAVLMMANLVYHVFYMLFSREGKPELRQLLIGRQDIDDFFQSLRYNIGTAKEYPRFGKYGYKEKFQYWGASAGIILISFTGIMLWAEGFSMVFFPKVVLDLAIVIHGYQGLLAFVILFLWHLYNVHLHPSVFPMNPSWITGKVSSEWMREEHPLEYEKLKREGHL